A section of the Roseomonas marmotae genome encodes:
- a CDS encoding homoserine dehydrogenase codes for MTRPLAIGVAGLGTVGAGVLKLLRDNAELIAARAGRPIVVTAVAARDRNRDRGVPLDGMRWYEDPVRLAADEKVDVVVELIGGSSGPARELVEAALAARKPVVTANKALLALHGAALAEKAEAADVPLAFEAAVAGGIPAIKGLREGLAANNIARVTGILNGTCNYILTCMRDQGREFADVLAEAQKLGYAEADPSFDIDGIDAAHKLAILAALAFGRPVDFGSVHVEGIRNVTALDIKLAEELGYRIKLLGIAQAVEGGVSTRVHPCMVPVSHPIAVVDGVYNAVVAEGDFVGRVVLEGRGAGAGPTASAVVADLIDIARERSTPVWGAATTALSQKSAVPMDRHVGAYYLRLMVLDRPGVVAEITGVLRDHRISLESMIQRGRAPGEAVPIVLTTHDCQEASMRGALERIAGLDSVLEPPALIRIETL; via the coding sequence ATGACCCGTCCCCTCGCCATTGGTGTCGCCGGCCTGGGGACCGTCGGCGCCGGCGTCCTGAAGCTGCTGCGCGACAACGCCGAGCTGATCGCCGCCCGCGCCGGGCGCCCCATCGTCGTTACCGCCGTGGCCGCGCGCGACCGCAACCGCGACCGCGGCGTGCCGCTGGACGGGATGCGCTGGTACGAGGACCCCGTGCGCCTCGCCGCCGACGAGAAGGTCGATGTGGTGGTGGAGCTGATCGGCGGCTCCAGCGGCCCGGCGCGGGAGCTGGTGGAGGCCGCGCTGGCCGCCCGCAAGCCCGTGGTTACCGCCAACAAAGCGCTGCTGGCCCTGCACGGTGCCGCCCTGGCCGAGAAGGCTGAGGCGGCCGACGTTCCCCTGGCCTTCGAGGCCGCGGTGGCCGGTGGCATCCCCGCCATCAAGGGGCTGCGCGAGGGGCTGGCCGCCAACAACATCGCCCGCGTCACCGGCATCCTGAACGGCACCTGCAACTACATCCTGACCTGCATGCGGGACCAGGGCCGCGAATTCGCCGATGTGCTGGCCGAGGCTCAGAAGCTCGGCTATGCCGAGGCCGATCCCTCCTTCGACATCGACGGCATCGACGCCGCGCATAAGCTGGCCATCCTGGCGGCGCTGGCCTTCGGCCGGCCGGTCGATTTCGGCAGCGTGCATGTCGAGGGCATCCGCAACGTCACCGCGCTCGACATCAAGCTGGCCGAGGAACTGGGCTATCGCATCAAGCTGCTGGGCATCGCCCAGGCGGTGGAAGGCGGCGTCTCCACCCGCGTCCATCCCTGCATGGTGCCGGTGAGCCACCCCATCGCGGTAGTGGACGGCGTCTATAATGCCGTGGTCGCCGAGGGCGACTTCGTCGGCCGCGTGGTGCTGGAAGGGCGCGGCGCGGGCGCCGGCCCCACGGCCAGCGCCGTGGTCGCCGACCTGATCGACATCGCGCGGGAGCGTTCCACCCCAGTCTGGGGCGCGGCCACCACGGCCCTGTCGCAGAAATCCGCCGTTCCGATGGACCGGCATGTCGGCGCCTATTACCTTCGCCTGATGGTGCTGGACCGGCCCGGCGTGGTGGCCGAGATTACCGGCGTGCTGAGGGACCACCGCATCAGCCTGGAGAGCATGATCCAGCGCGGCCGGGCCCCGGGAGAGGCAGTGCCCATCGTGCTGACCACGCATGATTGCCAGGAGGCTTCCATGCGCGGTGCCCTGGAGCGCATCGCGGGTCTGGATTCGGTGCTGGAGCCCCCGGCGCTGATCCGCATCGAAACGCTCTGA
- a CDS encoding LL-diaminopimelate aminotransferase — protein sequence MTEEFHRIRRLPPYVFAEVNQAKAKARAVAEDIVDLGMGNPDSPTPPHIVAKLIEAVQNPNTHGYSASKGIPGLRRALAGYYARRFNVELDPETEVVATLGSKEGLANLAAAISSPGDTILVPNPSYPIHQFGFIIAGASVRSIPHTPDEAMLVALDRAVRHSVPKPTALIVNFPSNPTGLMADLDFYRELVAFARKHEIYILSDLAYAELYYGDRVPPSILQVPGAKDVAVEFTSMSKTYNMAGWRMGFAAGNPKLIAALTRVKSYLDYGAFTPIQVASVAALNGPQDCIEDMRRLYRERRDVLVKGLKQAGWDVPVPEAGMFVWAQIPEKFRDLGSVEFSKLLLARAKVAVAPGLGFGEHGDTHVRIAMVENTQRIRQALRGIRGFLQGDNAGPALEAAAEGMKA from the coding sequence ATGACTGAGGAATTCCACCGCATCCGCCGCCTGCCACCCTACGTCTTCGCGGAGGTGAACCAGGCGAAGGCCAAGGCCAGGGCGGTTGCAGAGGACATCGTGGACCTCGGCATGGGCAATCCCGACAGCCCGACGCCGCCGCATATCGTGGCCAAGCTGATCGAAGCGGTGCAGAACCCGAATACCCATGGCTATTCGGCCAGCAAGGGAATCCCCGGCCTGCGCCGGGCCCTGGCGGGCTATTACGCCCGGCGCTTCAACGTGGAGCTGGACCCGGAGACGGAAGTGGTCGCCACCCTCGGCTCGAAGGAAGGGCTGGCCAATCTGGCGGCGGCCATCTCCTCGCCCGGCGACACCATCCTGGTGCCGAACCCCTCCTACCCGATCCACCAGTTCGGCTTCATCATCGCCGGCGCTTCCGTCCGCTCCATCCCGCATACGCCGGATGAGGCGATGCTGGTGGCGCTGGACCGCGCCGTTCGCCATTCCGTGCCGAAGCCGACCGCGCTGATCGTGAACTTCCCGTCCAACCCGACGGGGCTGATGGCCGACCTCGACTTCTATCGGGAGCTGGTCGCCTTCGCGAGGAAGCACGAGATCTACATCCTCTCCGACCTCGCCTATGCCGAACTTTATTATGGCGACCGCGTGCCGCCCTCGATCCTGCAGGTGCCGGGGGCCAAGGATGTGGCGGTGGAATTCACCTCCATGTCCAAGACCTACAACATGGCCGGCTGGCGCATGGGCTTCGCGGCCGGGAACCCCAAGCTGATCGCGGCGCTGACGCGGGTGAAGTCCTACCTCGACTACGGCGCCTTCACGCCGATCCAGGTGGCCTCCGTCGCCGCGCTGAACGGGCCGCAGGACTGCATCGAGGATATGCGCAGGCTCTACCGCGAAAGGCGGGACGTGCTGGTGAAGGGGCTGAAGCAGGCCGGCTGGGACGTGCCCGTGCCGGAGGCCGGCATGTTCGTCTGGGCGCAGATCCCGGAGAAGTTCCGCGACCTCGGCAGCGTCGAGTTCAGCAAGCTGCTGCTGGCCCGCGCCAAGGTGGCGGTGGCGCCGGGCCTGGGCTTCGGCGAGCACGGCGATACCCATGTGCGGATCGCCATGGTCGAGAATACGCAGCGCATCCGGCAGGCGCTGCGTGGTATCCGTGGCTTCCTGCAGGGGGATAACGCCGGTCCTGCCCTGGAAGCCGCCGCTGAAGGAATGAAGGCATGA
- a CDS encoding PHA/PHB synthase family protein, producing the protein MAKDANTPQKPGTNPPQGDQADGNPVGFRLPDPDVVTRTMADVAERGHRIVTDFLNRQTLNAGENGVPGPDPLHLGSAFLEMTTRLMTNPARLVQAQLGFWQDYLTLWQNTARRMWGEEVQPVIAEDSKDRRFKDEAWRDNEVFDFIKQSYLLSARYVTNVVHAADDLEPKTAQKLDFYMRQFVDAMSPSNFLMTNPEVLRRTAETGGENLLRGLQNLLSDLERGKGKLKIRMTDDSKFTIGENIAVSPGKVVYQNELMQLIQYSPVTETVLKRPLLIIPPWINKFYILDLRPKNSFVRWAVSQGHTVFVISWVNPDEQLAQKSFEDYMFQGPYAALEAIEQATGEKSVNAIGYCLGGTLLSATLARMAAKRETRIKSATFFTTMVDFEEAGELAVFIDEEQLKSIEDRMQKRGYLEGQEMATTFNMLRANDLIWSFVVQNYLLGQEPFPFDLLYWNADSTRMPAAMHSFYLRRMYQQNDLVKPGAIELGGTALDLRKIKLPTYILSTREDHIAPWKSTYRATQIYGGPVRFVLAASGHIAGVANPPESGKYSHWISSGLPSSPDEWFGNATELAGSWWPDWNRWVSGLDKARVPARVPGDGKLPALEDAPGSYVKVMATA; encoded by the coding sequence ATGGCCAAGGACGCGAATACGCCGCAGAAGCCCGGCACGAACCCGCCCCAGGGGGATCAGGCCGACGGCAATCCGGTCGGCTTCCGGCTCCCCGACCCGGATGTGGTCACCCGCACCATGGCGGATGTGGCGGAGCGCGGACACCGTATCGTCACCGACTTCCTGAACCGTCAGACCCTCAATGCCGGGGAGAATGGCGTGCCCGGCCCCGACCCGCTGCATCTCGGCTCCGCCTTCCTGGAGATGACGACGCGGCTGATGACGAACCCCGCCCGGCTGGTGCAGGCTCAGCTGGGCTTCTGGCAGGACTACCTGACGCTCTGGCAGAACACGGCCCGCCGGATGTGGGGCGAGGAAGTGCAGCCCGTCATCGCCGAGGACAGCAAGGACCGGCGCTTCAAGGACGAGGCCTGGCGAGATAACGAGGTCTTCGACTTCATCAAGCAGTCCTATCTGCTCTCCGCCCGCTATGTCACCAATGTGGTCCATGCGGCGGACGACCTGGAGCCGAAGACGGCGCAGAAGCTGGATTTCTATATGCGCCAGTTCGTCGACGCGATGAGCCCGTCCAACTTCCTGATGACCAACCCGGAGGTACTGCGCCGCACCGCCGAGACGGGCGGCGAGAACCTGCTGCGCGGCCTGCAGAACCTGTTGTCCGACCTGGAGCGCGGTAAGGGCAAGCTGAAGATCCGCATGACGGATGACAGCAAGTTCACCATCGGGGAGAATATCGCCGTCTCCCCGGGCAAGGTGGTCTATCAGAACGAGCTGATGCAGCTGATCCAGTACAGCCCGGTCACGGAGACGGTGCTGAAGCGGCCGCTGCTGATCATCCCGCCCTGGATCAACAAGTTCTACATCCTGGACCTGCGCCCCAAGAACAGCTTCGTGCGCTGGGCGGTGTCGCAGGGCCATACCGTCTTCGTCATCTCCTGGGTCAACCCGGACGAGCAACTCGCCCAGAAGAGCTTCGAGGACTACATGTTCCAGGGGCCCTATGCCGCCCTGGAGGCGATCGAGCAGGCGACCGGCGAGAAATCCGTCAACGCCATCGGCTATTGCCTGGGCGGCACGCTGCTCTCGGCCACGCTGGCGCGGATGGCGGCGAAGCGAGAGACGCGCATCAAATCCGCCACCTTCTTCACGACCATGGTGGATTTCGAGGAGGCAGGCGAGCTGGCCGTCTTCATCGACGAGGAGCAGCTGAAGTCCATCGAGGACCGCATGCAGAAGCGCGGCTACCTGGAGGGGCAGGAGATGGCCACCACCTTCAACATGCTGCGGGCCAATGACCTGATCTGGTCCTTCGTGGTGCAGAACTACCTACTGGGCCAGGAACCCTTCCCCTTCGACCTGCTGTACTGGAATGCCGACAGCACGCGCATGCCGGCGGCCATGCACAGTTTCTACCTGCGCCGCATGTATCAGCAGAATGACCTGGTGAAGCCGGGCGCCATCGAGCTGGGCGGCACCGCGCTGGACCTGCGGAAGATCAAGCTGCCGACCTACATCCTCTCGACGAGGGAGGATCACATCGCGCCCTGGAAGAGCACCTACCGCGCCACGCAGATCTATGGCGGGCCGGTGCGCTTCGTGCTGGCGGCCTCGGGCCACATCGCCGGCGTGGCGAACCCGCCGGAATCCGGCAAATACAGCCACTGGATCTCGAGCGGCCTGCCCTCCTCCCCCGACGAGTGGTTCGGCAATGCCACGGAACTGGCGGGCTCCTGGTGGCCGGACTGGAATCGCTGGGTTTCCGGGCTGGACAAGGCCCGCGTGCCGGCACGGGTGCCCGGGGATGGCAAGCTGCCGGCGCTGGAGGATGCGCCCGGCAGCTACGTGAAGGTCATGGCGACCGCCTGA
- a CDS encoding DEAD/DEAH box helicase — MTDFASLGLAEPILRALTQEGYTTPTPIQAQAIPHVLAGRDLLGIAQTGTGKTAAFALPILHHLADRKSPAPRGGCRALILSPTRELASQIHDNIRAYGRFLGLTTAVIFGGVGARPQVDALRRGVDILVATPGRLQDHVQTGAAKLQGTEILVLDEADQMLDRGFWPAVKRLSSVMSKNRQTLFFSATMPTEIAKIAGEMLKDPAKVSVTPVASTAERIEQRLIHIDASQKRVLLSEMLRGPGIGRALIFARTKHGADRVAKHLNADGINAHAIHGDRSQGQRERALADFRSGRAAILVATDIASRGIDVDGVTHVFQFDLPDTPEAYVHRIGRTARAGASGEAITFCAPDEVAKLKAVEKLIAMKIPAEDRRSDAGRAEAAATMPKPAQRGRGGRPGGGAGGPPRQGQGAPRQGAPRGGNGPGRGGPPRGAPRGAEGQRKDRAWREGDFREQR, encoded by the coding sequence ATGACCGATTTTGCTTCGCTTGGCCTTGCCGAGCCCATCCTCCGCGCTCTGACGCAGGAGGGCTATACGACCCCGACCCCGATCCAGGCCCAGGCGATTCCGCATGTGCTGGCCGGCCGCGACCTGCTGGGCATCGCCCAGACGGGCACCGGCAAGACCGCCGCCTTCGCCCTGCCGATCCTGCACCACCTGGCCGACCGCAAGTCGCCGGCGCCGCGTGGTGGCTGCCGCGCGCTGATCCTCTCGCCCACGCGGGAACTGGCCTCGCAGATCCATGACAATATCCGCGCCTATGGCCGCTTCCTGGGCCTGACCACCGCCGTCATCTTCGGCGGCGTGGGTGCGCGTCCGCAGGTGGACGCGCTGCGCCGTGGCGTCGATATCCTGGTGGCCACCCCGGGCCGTCTGCAGGACCATGTGCAGACCGGCGCCGCGAAGCTGCAGGGCACCGAGATCCTGGTGCTGGACGAGGCCGACCAGATGCTGGACCGCGGCTTCTGGCCGGCGGTGAAGCGTCTTTCCTCGGTGATGTCGAAGAACCGGCAGACGCTGTTCTTCAGCGCCACCATGCCGACTGAGATCGCCAAGATCGCCGGCGAGATGCTGAAGGACCCGGCCAAGGTCTCCGTGACGCCGGTGGCCTCCACCGCCGAGCGGATCGAGCAGCGGCTGATCCATATCGACGCCAGCCAGAAGCGCGTGCTGCTCTCCGAGATGCTGCGCGGGCCCGGCATCGGCCGCGCCCTGATCTTCGCGCGCACCAAGCATGGCGCCGACCGCGTGGCGAAGCACCTGAATGCCGACGGCATCAATGCCCATGCCATCCATGGCGACCGCAGCCAGGGGCAGCGTGAGCGGGCGCTGGCCGATTTCCGCAGCGGCCGCGCCGCGATCCTGGTGGCGACCGATATCGCCAGCCGTGGCATCGACGTCGATGGCGTGACGCATGTCTTCCAGTTCGACCTGCCGGATACGCCCGAGGCCTATGTCCACCGCATCGGCCGCACCGCCCGCGCGGGTGCCAGCGGCGAGGCCATTACCTTCTGCGCGCCGGATGAGGTGGCGAAGCTGAAGGCGGTGGAGAAGCTGATCGCCATGAAGATCCCCGCCGAGGACCGCCGCAGCGATGCCGGCAGGGCCGAGGCCGCCGCCACCATGCCGAAGCCGGCGCAGCGCGGCCGGGGCGGGCGGCCGGGCGGTGGGGCCGGTGGCCCGCCGCGCCAGGGTCAGGGTGCGCCCCGCCAGGGCGCGCCGCGTGGTGGCAATGGCCCGGGCCGCGGTGGCCCGCCGCGCGGGGCTCCGCGCGGCGCCGAGGGCCAGCGCAAGGACCGCGCCTGGCGCGAAGGCGACTTCCGCGAACAGCGGTAA
- a CDS encoding MFS transporter gives MTISPTTRVVLALGGAQTLAWASSYYLPAILARPMAASLGLSTATVFGFFSASLLLAALLGPWAGRVVDRRGGRVVLLASNLLFAAGLAMLAAAQGPVTLGLGWALMGCGMATGLYEAAFATLAGLFGAAAKTPITGITLIAGFASTLGWPLSTVMEAEFGWRGACLGWALLHLLVGLPLQLWLVPAAPPPSVSAPPAVGTPQPPAPSHAMAVLILFSAAVTLVAGAIGAHLPALLQLSGTTPEQALLAASLVGPAQVGARLLQFGALGGLHPLVLARAACLAQVVGGLALLLLGAPAAIAFVLLFGAGNGIHTIARGTLPLAIFGPAGYGARQGLIAAPGRVMQAGAPVGFGLLLTAFGAGAVWALVGLSLSALLALFLLRAGPR, from the coding sequence ATGACCATTTCGCCGACCACCCGTGTGGTGCTGGCCCTGGGTGGGGCACAGACCCTGGCCTGGGCTTCCTCCTATTACCTGCCAGCGATCCTGGCACGCCCGATGGCGGCCTCGCTGGGGCTGTCCACCGCCACGGTCTTTGGCTTCTTCTCCGCATCGTTGCTGCTGGCGGCGCTGCTTGGCCCCTGGGCCGGGCGGGTCGTGGACCGGCGCGGCGGCCGGGTGGTGCTGCTGGCCTCCAACCTGCTCTTCGCAGCCGGGCTGGCGATGCTGGCGGCGGCGCAGGGGCCGGTGACGTTGGGCCTGGGCTGGGCCTTGATGGGCTGCGGCATGGCGACCGGCCTCTATGAGGCTGCCTTCGCCACCCTCGCCGGGCTTTTCGGCGCCGCGGCGAAGACTCCGATCACTGGCATCACCCTCATCGCCGGCTTCGCCTCCACTCTGGGCTGGCCGCTCTCGACGGTCATGGAGGCGGAGTTCGGCTGGCGCGGCGCCTGCCTCGGCTGGGCGCTGCTGCATCTGCTGGTGGGGCTGCCCCTGCAACTCTGGCTCGTGCCGGCCGCGCCGCCGCCCAGTGTCTCCGCCCCGCCGGCTGTCGGGACGCCGCAGCCACCGGCGCCTTCCCATGCCATGGCCGTGCTGATTCTCTTCTCCGCCGCCGTCACTCTGGTTGCGGGGGCCATCGGCGCGCATCTGCCGGCGCTGCTGCAACTCTCCGGCACGACTCCGGAGCAGGCCCTGCTGGCGGCGTCGCTGGTCGGGCCGGCGCAGGTGGGGGCGCGGCTGCTGCAGTTCGGCGCGCTGGGCGGGCTGCACCCGCTGGTCCTGGCGCGCGCCGCCTGTCTCGCGCAGGTTGTGGGCGGGCTTGCGCTGCTGCTGCTGGGTGCCCCGGCGGCGATTGCCTTCGTGCTGCTTTTCGGCGCCGGGAACGGGATTCATACCATCGCCCGGGGCACGTTGCCCCTGGCCATCTTCGGCCCGGCTGGCTACGGCGCGCGGCAGGGCCTCATCGCTGCGCCCGGGCGGGTCATGCAGGCCGGCGCGCCGGTGGGCTTCGGCTTGCTGCTCACGGCCTTCGGGGCCGGGGCGGTCTGGGCACTGGTGGGGCTCAGCCTCTCCGCGCTGCTGGCGCTGTTCCTGCTGCGCGCGGGGCCGCGATGA
- a CDS encoding Hsp20 family protein, whose protein sequence is MTTFDPAPLFRSAIGFDRLSRLVDSARAASEGPAYPPYNIEKTGDDDYVLTMAVAGFGPENLEITAHENVLTISGKADQTASDQERRFLHRGIAGRAFERRFVLADHIQVQGADMANGLLHVSLKREVPEALKPRRITIGDSQPAARQVIEGNGQQALAA, encoded by the coding sequence ATGACGACTTTTGACCCGGCCCCCCTGTTCCGTTCCGCCATCGGCTTCGACCGCCTGTCCCGTCTGGTGGACAGCGCCCGCGCCGCGTCGGAGGGGCCTGCCTATCCCCCTTACAACATCGAGAAGACGGGTGACGACGACTACGTGCTGACCATGGCCGTCGCCGGCTTTGGCCCCGAGAACCTGGAGATCACGGCGCATGAAAATGTCCTGACCATCTCCGGCAAGGCGGACCAGACGGCGTCGGACCAGGAGCGCCGCTTCCTGCACCGCGGCATCGCCGGCCGCGCCTTCGAGCGCCGCTTCGTGCTCGCCGACCACATCCAGGTGCAGGGCGCCGATATGGCGAACGGTCTGCTGCATGTGTCGCTGAAGCGCGAGGTGCCGGAGGCGCTGAAGCCCCGCCGCATCACCATCGGCGACAGCCAGCCGGCTGCACGCCAGGTGATCGAGGGCAATGGCCAGCAGGCGCTCGCCGCCTAA
- the rpmE gene encoding 50S ribosomal protein L31, whose amino-acid sequence MKSDIHPDYHEINVIMTDGTTYKTRSCMGKAGDTLRLDIDPKSHPAWTGQQRIMDTGGQIAKFNKKFAGIGARKKA is encoded by the coding sequence ATGAAGTCCGATATCCATCCCGACTACCACGAGATCAACGTCATCATGACGGATGGCACGACGTACAAGACGCGCTCCTGCATGGGCAAGGCGGGCGATACGTTGCGCCTGGATATCGACCCGAAGTCGCACCCCGCCTGGACCGGTCAGCAGCGCATCATGGATACCGGTGGGCAGATCGCCAAGTTCAACAAGAAGTTCGCTGGCATCGGTGCGCGCAAGAAGGCCTGA
- the pdxY gene encoding pyridoxal kinase PdxY: protein MNILSIQSWVAYGHVGNASAVFPLQRLGAEVWAVNTVQFSNHTGYGSWRGQVFGAELVRDLVQGIEDRGALPRCDAVLSGYMGDAAIGEAILDAAARVKAFNPHALYCCDPVIGDVGRGVFVRPGIPEFMRDRALAAADLITPNQFELEHMSGMPVTTLAEAKTAVTALQQRMAGTGPRAVLVTSLKVAETPEDQIELLAAEGGAFHRVRTPMLPLSVNGAGDAIAALFLFHRIRTGSVAAAAAAAASSIYGLLRRTSEAGSREILTVAAQDEFVAPSRTFLPESC, encoded by the coding sequence ATGAACATCCTCTCCATCCAGTCATGGGTCGCCTATGGGCATGTGGGAAATGCCTCCGCCGTCTTTCCGCTACAGCGACTGGGGGCGGAGGTCTGGGCGGTGAACACGGTCCAGTTCTCCAACCACACCGGCTACGGCTCCTGGCGCGGCCAGGTCTTCGGGGCTGAGTTGGTGCGCGACCTCGTGCAAGGGATCGAGGACCGGGGCGCCCTGCCCCGCTGCGATGCCGTCCTCTCCGGTTACATGGGCGATGCTGCTATCGGTGAGGCCATCCTGGATGCGGCGGCACGGGTGAAGGCGTTCAATCCTCATGCGCTCTATTGCTGCGACCCCGTGATCGGCGATGTCGGGCGCGGGGTCTTCGTGCGCCCCGGCATCCCCGAGTTCATGCGGGACCGCGCCCTGGCCGCCGCCGACCTGATCACGCCCAATCAGTTCGAGCTGGAGCACATGTCCGGAATGCCCGTGACCACCCTGGCCGAGGCCAAAACGGCGGTCACGGCGCTTCAGCAGCGCATGGCCGGTACCGGGCCGCGCGCCGTGCTGGTGACATCCCTGAAGGTGGCGGAGACGCCGGAGGATCAGATCGAACTGCTGGCGGCGGAGGGCGGGGCCTTCCACCGGGTGCGCACACCCATGCTGCCGCTGTCCGTCAATGGCGCGGGCGATGCCATCGCCGCGCTCTTCCTGTTCCACCGGATCAGGACGGGTTCAGTGGCGGCGGCGGCGGCGGCGGCGGCATCCTCGATCTACGGGCTGCTGCGCCGCACCTCGGAAGCCGGGTCGCGCGAAATCCTGACGGTGGCGGCGCAGGATGAATTCGTGGCGCCCAGCCGGACCTTCCTGCCAGAGTCCTGCTAG
- a CDS encoding cold-shock protein codes for MPIGTVKWFNATKGFGFIQPEDGSKDVFLHISDVQRAGMDAPREGDRLSYELQQGQQGKTSATALKAV; via the coding sequence ATGCCCATCGGCACTGTTAAGTGGTTCAACGCGACCAAGGGCTTCGGCTTCATCCAGCCCGAAGACGGCAGCAAGGACGTCTTCCTGCATATTTCCGATGTCCAGCGCGCCGGCATGGATGCTCCTCGTGAGGGCGACCGCCTCTCCTACGAGTTGCAGCAAGGCCAGCAGGGCAAGACCTCGGCCACTGCGCTGAAGGCGGTCTGA
- a CDS encoding SLC13 family permease produces MPSPDQAIVFAILAAMVVLFIWNRFRYDLVALLGLLVALACGVVPADKAFIGFSDQIVVIIASALVLSAAVGKSSLTGRMVRRVEPRLRSTSARVGALATAVTLLSTLMKNIGALAILLPVAIQVGRRSGTPASALLMPMAFGSLAGGLVTMIGTSPNIIVARIRGEITGEPFGMFDFTPVGVGIVVATLVYLPIAWRLLPRGRRDQASAPEVFEVAPYLSEAVLPAESPMANKTVAELEALGEGDVAVTAITREGGRRYIPAGHWTLFPDDLLTLRSEPRALKDFIAEAGLQLSGATKPPVKDLSTADVTLMEVVVMPESLLVGQSPQRLRLREAHGVNLLAISRRGEPVAARLSRVRFRAGDVLALQGDAGQMPETLRELGCLPLMDRSVGLGAPRKDILPFVLLALAMGAVAFNLLPVTVAFFAAAVLAVLLRILTLQEAYQAIDVPILVLLACLIPISDAVNTTGGAELIAGWLAKVAVTLPPTGAMALVLLAAMLLTPFLNNAATALIMAPIAASMASQLGLRPDPFLMAVAIGCASDFLTPIGHQCNTLVLGPGGYRFGDYWRLGLPLSLLIVVISTLLIPVFWPLR; encoded by the coding sequence ATGCCAAGTCCTGACCAAGCCATCGTCTTCGCCATTCTGGCCGCGATGGTTGTGTTATTCATCTGGAACCGGTTCCGCTACGATCTCGTGGCCTTGCTGGGTCTGCTGGTCGCCCTGGCCTGCGGTGTCGTCCCGGCCGACAAGGCGTTTATCGGCTTCAGCGACCAGATCGTCGTCATCATCGCTTCCGCCCTGGTCCTCAGTGCTGCGGTCGGCAAGTCCAGCCTGACGGGGCGTATGGTCCGGCGGGTCGAGCCGCGGCTGCGGAGCACCAGCGCGCGCGTCGGCGCGCTGGCCACGGCGGTGACGCTCCTCTCCACCCTCATGAAGAATATCGGCGCGCTCGCCATCCTGCTGCCGGTCGCGATCCAGGTGGGGCGGCGCAGCGGCACCCCGGCCTCGGCGCTGCTGATGCCCATGGCCTTCGGCTCCCTGGCCGGCGGGCTCGTCACCATGATCGGCACCTCGCCCAATATCATCGTCGCCCGCATCCGCGGCGAGATCACGGGCGAGCCCTTCGGCATGTTCGACTTCACGCCCGTGGGCGTTGGTATTGTCGTCGCCACGCTCGTCTACCTTCCCATCGCCTGGCGGCTGCTGCCGCGCGGGCGGCGGGACCAGGCCTCGGCGCCCGAGGTCTTCGAGGTCGCGCCCTATCTGTCCGAGGCCGTGCTGCCGGCCGAAAGCCCGATGGCCAACAAGACGGTGGCGGAGCTGGAGGCGCTGGGGGAGGGCGATGTCGCCGTCACGGCCATCACGCGGGAGGGCGGTCGCCGCTACATCCCGGCCGGGCACTGGACACTTTTCCCCGACGACCTGCTGACCTTGCGAAGCGAGCCGCGCGCGCTGAAGGATTTCATCGCCGAGGCCGGCCTCCAGCTGAGTGGCGCCACCAAGCCGCCGGTCAAGGATCTCTCCACCGCCGATGTGACGCTGATGGAGGTGGTGGTCATGCCGGAATCCCTGTTGGTCGGGCAGTCCCCCCAGCGGTTGCGGCTGCGGGAGGCGCATGGCGTCAACCTCCTGGCCATTTCCCGGCGGGGAGAGCCGGTTGCGGCTCGCCTGAGCCGCGTGCGGTTCCGCGCCGGCGATGTGCTGGCGCTGCAAGGCGATGCGGGGCAGATGCCGGAGACGCTGCGGGAGCTGGGGTGCCTGCCGCTGATGGACCGCTCGGTCGGACTCGGCGCGCCGCGCAAGGATATCCTGCCTTTCGTGCTGCTGGCCCTGGCCATGGGGGCGGTGGCCTTCAACCTGCTGCCGGTAACAGTCGCCTTCTTCGCTGCTGCCGTGTTGGCGGTGCTACTGCGGATCCTTACCTTGCAGGAGGCGTATCAGGCGATCGATGTACCCATCCTGGTGCTGCTCGCCTGCCTCATTCCCATTAGCGATGCCGTCAATACCACTGGCGGAGCGGAGTTGATCGCGGGCTGGCTGGCCAAGGTCGCCGTCACCCTGCCGCCGACCGGCGCGATGGCGCTGGTGCTGCTGGCGGCGATGCTGCTGACGCCCTTCCTGAACAACGCGGCGACGGCGCTGATCATGGCGCCCATCGCGGCCAGCATGGCCAGCCAGCTGGGCCTGAGGCCGGACCCTTTCCTGATGGCGGTGGCCATCGGCTGCGCCAGCGACTTCCTGACCCCCATCGGGCACCAGTGCAACACGCTGGTCCTCGGCCCGGGCGGCTACCGCTTCGGCGATTACTGGCGGTTGGGCCTGCCGCTTTCGCTCCTCATCGTCGTCATCTCGACTCTGTTGATTCCAGTCTTCTGGCCACTCAGATAA